A genomic stretch from Phycisphaerae bacterium includes:
- the gatB gene encoding Asp-tRNA(Asn)/Glu-tRNA(Gln) amidotransferase subunit GatB codes for MQTRPIIGLEIHVQLATRTKMFCRCPVEFAAEPNSLTCPVCLGLPGALPVMNRLAVDFAIKAGLALGCRIAPFTKWDRKSYYYPDMPKNYQISQYDLPLSADGAFEIAKPDGSLKKIGIIRAHLEEDAGKNLHEGLDHTRVDLNRAGTPLLEIVTKPDLSDADEAYTFCVELQRLVRYLGISQANMQKGQMRFEPNVNVAITEGGVEHRTPISEIKNLNSFRSVRSAIQYEIDRQIAAWKADPDYTLAKKGKMNFGWDDVREVTEFQRGKEESHDYRYFPDPDLVPVKVDAAWLERLRGEIGELPSIKERRFIAEFGMTAKDCEVILADRETAALYEDALKAGADAKLLTKHFVGIWNNLASARGATISRLGITALAVTELAKIVQDGSISATAAAQVAAEICTLPADAAEPPLTVARRLGLLQVRDESATLAWVDQAFAENPQAVADALGDNPKKSKAAPGFLRGQIMKISQGKADPKLAGEFIEKKLGELRISKGG; via the coding sequence ATGCAAACCCGCCCCATCATCGGCCTCGAGATCCACGTCCAGCTTGCCACGCGGACGAAGATGTTCTGCCGCTGCCCGGTTGAGTTCGCCGCCGAACCCAACAGCCTCACGTGCCCCGTCTGCCTGGGCCTACCCGGCGCGCTCCCGGTCATGAACCGCCTTGCCGTCGACTTCGCCATCAAGGCCGGTCTCGCCCTCGGCTGCCGCATCGCCCCGTTCACCAAGTGGGACCGCAAGAGCTACTACTACCCCGACATGCCCAAGAACTACCAGATCAGCCAGTACGACCTGCCGCTCTCGGCGGATGGGGCGTTTGAAATCGCGAAGCCCGACGGTTCATTAAAAAAAATCGGCATCATCCGAGCGCACCTGGAAGAAGACGCCGGCAAGAATCTGCACGAAGGACTCGACCACACCCGCGTCGACCTCAACCGCGCCGGCACGCCGCTCCTCGAAATTGTCACCAAGCCCGACCTCTCCGACGCGGACGAGGCCTACACCTTCTGCGTCGAGTTGCAGCGGCTCGTCCGCTACCTCGGCATCTCCCAGGCCAACATGCAGAAGGGCCAGATGCGCTTCGAGCCGAACGTCAACGTCGCCATCACGGAGGGCGGCGTCGAACACCGCACACCCATCAGCGAGATCAAGAACCTCAACAGCTTCCGCTCGGTCCGTAGCGCGATCCAGTACGAGATCGACCGCCAGATCGCCGCCTGGAAGGCCGACCCCGACTATACGCTCGCCAAGAAGGGCAAAATGAACTTCGGCTGGGACGACGTCCGCGAGGTCACCGAGTTCCAGCGCGGCAAGGAAGAGTCCCACGACTACCGCTACTTCCCCGACCCCGACCTCGTGCCGGTCAAGGTGGACGCGGCCTGGCTGGAGCGCTTGCGCGGTGAAATCGGCGAGCTGCCGTCGATAAAGGAGCGCCGCTTCATCGCCGAATTCGGCATGACCGCGAAGGACTGCGAAGTCATCCTGGCGGACCGCGAAACGGCCGCCCTTTATGAGGACGCGCTGAAGGCCGGCGCCGATGCCAAGCTGCTAACCAAGCACTTCGTCGGAATCTGGAACAACCTCGCCTCCGCCCGCGGCGCCACGATCAGCCGCTTGGGTATCACAGCGCTCGCCGTTACCGAATTAGCCAAGATTGTGCAAGACGGCTCCATCAGCGCCACTGCCGCCGCCCAGGTCGCCGCCGAAATCTGCACTCTCCCCGCCGACGCCGCCGAACCGCCGCTCACTGTCGCCCGCCGCCTCGGTCTCCTTCAGGTCCGCGACGAATCCGCCACGCTCGCCTGGGTCGATCAGGCCTTCGCCGAAAACCCCCAGGCCGTGGCCGACGCCTTAGGCGACAATCCCAAGAAATCCAAGGCCGCCCCCGGCTTCCTCCGCGGCCAGATCATGAAGATCTCCCAAGGCAAGGCCGATCCGAAGCTCGCGGGCGAATTCATCGAAAAGAAGCTTGGGGAGCTACGAATATCCAAGGGTGGGTAG
- a CDS encoding competence/damage-inducible protein A: MNAQIISIGTELALGQTVDTNTAWLAQKLAAVGVACAKHVTIDDQQAAIEQAIRTAANETELVLVTGGLGPTPDDVTRQAVAAAMDVQLRFDEQSFKYIEEYFRARKRAMHPENRTQAMFPDGAKPIRNHFGTAPGFHAVVGLTDIYVMPGVPREMKMMFEQYVLPFIEEAAAGETIVQRTLHTFGMPEAEVGEKIADLMERGRNPAVGTSAADLIISIRVNAQGATHDEAARLADVDVFELISRLGNVVYGEGDETLADAVAKLLIDQKKTISTAESCTGGLIAKMLTDVSGSSAYFTQSFITYANESKHRLLGIPAELIGQHGAVSAAVAEVMAQKCREISDTYYALSATGVAGPTGGTPEKPVGLVYITLATLANVVVKELRLGEILTRSEIRDRTAKCALNLLRLELLKNIQR, from the coding sequence ATGAACGCCCAGATCATCAGCATCGGCACCGAACTCGCCCTCGGTCAGACCGTCGACACCAACACGGCCTGGCTCGCACAGAAGCTCGCCGCGGTGGGCGTCGCCTGCGCGAAGCACGTGACGATTGACGACCAGCAGGCCGCTATCGAGCAGGCGATCCGCACCGCCGCCAACGAGACCGAGCTGGTCCTCGTCACCGGCGGTCTCGGCCCCACGCCGGACGACGTGACCCGCCAGGCGGTCGCCGCGGCGATGGATGTCCAGCTCCGATTCGACGAACAGTCATTCAAGTACATCGAGGAATATTTTCGAGCGCGCAAGCGGGCCATGCACCCCGAAAATCGAACGCAGGCGATGTTCCCCGACGGGGCCAAGCCGATCCGCAACCATTTCGGCACCGCCCCTGGCTTTCACGCCGTCGTCGGTCTCACGGATATCTACGTCATGCCCGGTGTCCCGCGCGAAATGAAGATGATGTTCGAGCAGTACGTCCTTCCGTTCATCGAGGAGGCAGCGGCCGGCGAGACAATCGTCCAGCGCACGCTTCACACCTTCGGCATGCCCGAGGCCGAAGTCGGCGAGAAGATCGCCGATTTGATGGAGCGCGGTCGCAACCCCGCCGTCGGCACCAGCGCCGCCGACCTGATCATCTCCATTCGCGTGAATGCCCAAGGCGCGACGCACGACGAGGCCGCCCGCCTGGCGGACGTCGATGTCTTCGAGCTGATCTCGCGCCTGGGAAACGTCGTTTATGGCGAGGGCGACGAGACGCTGGCCGATGCCGTCGCCAAGCTGCTCATCGACCAGAAAAAGACGATTTCCACTGCCGAATCCTGCACCGGCGGTCTCATCGCCAAAATGCTAACCGACGTTTCCGGCAGCAGCGCGTATTTCACGCAGTCGTTCATTACCTACGCAAACGAGTCCAAGCACCGCCTGCTCGGTATTCCCGCCGAACTGATCGGGCAACACGGCGCGGTGAGCGCCGCCGTCGCCGAAGTCATGGCGCAGAAGTGCCGCGAGATCAGCGACACATACTACGCCCTCTCGGCAACTGGCGTGGCGGGCCCGACCGGCGGTACCCCCGAAAAGCCCGTCGGGTTGGTTTACATCACTCTGGCGACACTGGCGAACGTCGTCGTCAAGGAACTCCGCCTCGGCGAAATCCTAACCCGCTCGGAGATTCGCGACCGCACGGCCAAATGCGCGCTGAATTTGCTGCGGCTGGAACTGCTTAAAAACATCCAGCGATGA
- a CDS encoding sugar phosphate isomerase/epimerase family protein, protein MNVSLAIESVENAEALAQTAHVAARAGFQGLELPVGASGLLSLDTPPAECHEICRRVVDAGLGISALSLRRSAEDPHLASSDAADRRRAQERVIAALDRAGWLNTSLLVFAPVVLGAPEARYEEAYGRAVEGLLALRFEAQQRGVHIACAIRDTRFLLSPTEARTFIDRVNSPFVGLSLDIGSLLAFGYPEDWIASLGHRAFHVYLTDHCRGKLANPAGIGEGDGDWPTVVGALRAARYTGPLTVPPSNDPLESFGKAIRILGEPAK, encoded by the coding sequence TTGAACGTTTCGCTGGCGATTGAATCCGTTGAGAACGCCGAGGCGCTCGCCCAGACCGCGCACGTAGCGGCCCGCGCCGGCTTTCAGGGGCTGGAACTGCCCGTTGGAGCAAGCGGATTGCTTTCGCTCGATACCCCTCCGGCGGAATGTCACGAAATATGCCGGAGGGTCGTCGATGCCGGACTCGGAATCTCGGCACTGTCCCTGCGCCGGTCGGCGGAGGACCCGCACCTGGCGTCGTCCGATGCCGCCGATCGCCGCCGGGCCCAGGAGCGCGTTATTGCGGCGCTTGATCGTGCCGGATGGCTCAACACCTCTCTGCTTGTCTTCGCTCCTGTCGTCCTTGGCGCGCCCGAAGCCCGCTACGAGGAGGCATATGGGCGGGCCGTCGAGGGCCTGTTGGCTCTGCGCTTCGAGGCGCAGCAGCGCGGCGTGCACATTGCCTGCGCGATTCGGGATACGCGTTTTCTGCTTTCGCCGACGGAGGCGCGGACGTTTATCGACCGTGTTAATTCGCCATTCGTGGGCCTGAGCCTGGATATCGGATCGCTCTTGGCTTTCGGCTATCCGGAGGATTGGATCGCGTCGCTGGGGCATCGCGCATTCCATGTTTATCTCACTGATCATTGCCGAGGGAAATTGGCGAATCCTGCCGGAATCGGCGAGGGGGATGGGGATTGGCCGACAGTTGTCGGAGCACTAAGGGCCGCGCGATATACGGGGCCGCTGACCGTGCCTCCCTCGAACGATCCGCTTGAGAGTTTTGGAAAAGCGATTCGGATTTTAGGAGAGCCGGCGAAATGA
- a CDS encoding Hsp20/alpha crystallin family protein, with amino-acid sequence MSKNSHFQRLTARGEITSEEMITRQYIRFSQADAWRPDVNIYETSRALIVCVDVAGMKADDFEVDVVEGALVIRGRRSAPVPDAHGGDIGVHLMEIDNGPFCRQIALPSSIDREGISADYRDGLLWINLPKTT; translated from the coding sequence ATGAGTAAGAACAGCCATTTCCAGCGCCTCACAGCCCGCGGAGAGATCACCTCGGAAGAAATGATCACGCGGCAATACATCCGCTTCAGTCAGGCGGACGCGTGGCGGCCGGATGTGAACATCTATGAAACGAGCCGGGCTCTGATCGTATGCGTCGACGTGGCGGGCATGAAGGCCGACGATTTCGAAGTAGACGTGGTGGAGGGTGCGCTGGTGATTCGCGGCCGCCGGTCGGCGCCGGTGCCCGACGCGCACGGCGGCGATATCGGCGTTCATTTGATGGAGATTGATAACGGTCCGTTCTGCCGGCAGATCGCCCTGCCGTCTTCGATCGATCGCGAGGGAATCAGCGCCGATTATCGCGACGGGCTGCTGTGGATTAATCTGCCCAAAACGACGTAG